The following proteins come from a genomic window of Yinghuangia sp. ASG 101:
- a CDS encoding glycoside hydrolase family 26 protein, which produces MPDVTRIASHRPRRPTVPPPAPEPTWRRPPHLPPPAAPKGKPERRGLARLRALRLPPVTGRWRLPTTRARTGWLGAGFVGVLVIALVAVLLTDDGSPDPHDTATVRQEVRSMEGALLRRDPMASPAAQSVYALLARMETAARAGTSEGTVIGQHVEIHNERNNPFYGDYRGTKPPGYYYGRVGEIAGLLPGFVEVDLGPGYGDSNWGVGDPRWYSEGKWPTCREEWQYTNDAVDLLHGVWNGVPRGSDGRPQPRTQCDGTTSTLPDNGARPSGMVGMSFHEPYPGSPVKAYDQMMCANSPAAKDPTWFGRVVDFTANTPEYQALLTDLAFLADHLAALARDDVPVLLRPYHEMNATGCGGFWWAGQQPEQFKALWRIMYDYLVTTRGLHNLVFVWSPSGWDGKRGTEPWAYYPGEQYVDVVGIDDYSDSPEAPYGDGSWTEEWYRGLADYGKPRMLAETFHMPVNRFQQDTLARTPWVIWNVWGQAVTETNLSEPTGKNTAEDVRATYRSPLAITGGTPGGAPVPKGVRAPFDWLAVRKP; this is translated from the coding sequence GTGCCCGACGTCACCCGGATCGCGTCGCATCGGCCCAGGCGGCCCACCGTGCCGCCGCCCGCGCCGGAACCCACGTGGCGCCGCCCGCCGCACCTGCCGCCGCCCGCCGCCCCGAAGGGGAAACCGGAGCGGCGCGGCCTCGCCCGCCTCCGTGCGCTCCGGCTGCCGCCGGTGACAGGGCGGTGGCGCCTGCCGACCACCCGTGCGCGCACGGGGTGGCTCGGCGCCGGATTCGTCGGGGTCCTCGTGATCGCCCTCGTCGCGGTCCTGCTCACCGACGACGGATCGCCGGATCCGCACGACACGGCCACCGTGCGGCAGGAAGTGCGGTCCATGGAGGGCGCGCTGCTGCGGCGCGACCCGATGGCCTCGCCGGCGGCGCAGTCGGTGTACGCGCTGCTCGCGCGGATGGAGACCGCCGCGCGGGCCGGCACCAGCGAGGGCACCGTCATCGGGCAGCACGTCGAGATCCACAACGAGCGCAACAACCCCTTCTACGGCGACTACCGGGGCACCAAGCCGCCCGGCTACTACTACGGGCGCGTCGGCGAGATCGCCGGGCTGCTGCCCGGGTTCGTCGAGGTCGACCTCGGCCCCGGGTACGGCGACAGCAACTGGGGCGTCGGCGACCCGCGCTGGTACTCCGAGGGCAAGTGGCCCACCTGCCGCGAGGAATGGCAGTACACCAACGACGCCGTCGACCTGCTGCACGGCGTCTGGAACGGCGTACCGCGCGGCAGCGACGGCAGGCCGCAGCCCCGGACGCAGTGCGACGGGACCACCAGCACGCTCCCGGACAACGGCGCGCGTCCGTCCGGGATGGTCGGCATGTCGTTCCACGAGCCGTACCCCGGCAGCCCGGTCAAGGCGTACGACCAGATGATGTGCGCGAACTCGCCCGCCGCGAAGGACCCGACGTGGTTCGGCCGGGTCGTCGACTTCACCGCGAACACCCCCGAGTACCAGGCGCTCCTGACCGACTTGGCGTTCCTCGCCGACCACCTCGCCGCCCTGGCCCGGGACGACGTGCCGGTGCTGCTGCGGCCGTACCACGAGATGAACGCCACCGGGTGCGGCGGCTTCTGGTGGGCCGGCCAACAGCCCGAGCAGTTCAAGGCGTTGTGGCGCATCATGTACGACTACCTGGTCACGACCCGCGGCCTGCACAACCTGGTCTTCGTGTGGTCGCCGTCGGGTTGGGACGGCAAGCGCGGCACCGAGCCGTGGGCCTACTACCCGGGCGAGCAGTATGTCGACGTGGTCGGCATCGACGACTACAGCGACAGCCCCGAGGCTCCCTACGGCGACGGCTCGTGGACGGAGGAGTGGTACCGGGGGCTGGCCGACTACGGCAAGCCGCGCATGCTCGCCGAGACGTTCCACATGCCCGTCAACCGGTTCCAGCAGGACACCCTCGCGCGCACCCCGTGGGTGATCTGGAACGTGTGGGGTCAAGCCGTCACCGAGACGAACCTCAGCGAGCCGACGGGCAAGAACACCGCCGAGGACGTCCGCGCGACCTACCGCTCACCGCTCGCGATCACGGGCGGGACGCCCGGCGGCGCGCCGGTGCCCAAGGGCGTCCGAGCGCCGTTCGACTGGCTGGCCGTGCGAAAACCGTGA
- a CDS encoding glycosyltransferase family 2 protein, producing MSRQTAKLARRLANWKPGILPFAIPFVVITGVGLWTYSPNRTPLGWLLTVVWSLPVLGVLVGLQGALMIRRRQKRVHEMVEAAPADKNLLIVLVPTIGRHDTYPALERSVSSFAEHLPEFFPHLRIDVLTEEGCEAADRIDALAATSDAIRVVTVPRAYATPNGTRFKARANHYSHELRIAEGEARHEVWVLHMDDDTGVGPDTAAALAQFVNRQNRKSPDEEKHMAQGILTYPREHGVSRFTWLADAVRPADDIARFRALTGLGTPAAGVHGELLLMRADIEAEIGWDFGPKAIVEDAQLALTFCRRYPGRSDWFNGRCYGASPATARDFVKQRERWAWGLIGLCFDRSIPLRYRWFLSACVVTWVLGPLQHIAVILALAWATGDTNTSPVAQTVIVLWALNFAYVLWMYWEGLRLNGLVSANGRRLWWEPIAVIVLIPVFSVLEGLGGLRGFLKFIRGEDNKFVVIAKPA from the coding sequence ATGTCCCGCCAGACCGCCAAACTCGCGCGCCGACTGGCCAATTGGAAACCGGGGATCCTCCCGTTCGCCATCCCCTTCGTGGTGATCACCGGCGTCGGGCTGTGGACCTATTCGCCCAACCGCACGCCGCTCGGCTGGCTGCTCACCGTCGTGTGGTCGCTGCCGGTGCTCGGCGTGCTGGTCGGGTTGCAGGGCGCGCTGATGATCCGCCGCCGCCAAAAGCGCGTACACGAAATGGTCGAGGCCGCACCGGCCGACAAGAACCTGCTGATCGTGCTGGTGCCGACCATCGGACGCCACGACACCTACCCGGCACTGGAACGCTCGGTCTCGTCGTTCGCCGAACACCTCCCGGAGTTCTTCCCGCACCTGCGCATCGACGTCCTGACCGAGGAGGGCTGCGAGGCCGCCGACCGCATCGACGCGCTCGCCGCGACGAGTGACGCGATCCGCGTCGTGACGGTGCCCAGGGCGTACGCGACCCCCAACGGCACGCGGTTCAAGGCCCGCGCCAACCACTACTCGCACGAACTGCGCATCGCCGAGGGCGAGGCGCGGCACGAGGTGTGGGTGCTGCACATGGACGACGACACCGGCGTCGGCCCCGACACCGCCGCCGCGCTCGCGCAGTTCGTCAACCGGCAGAACCGCAAGTCGCCGGACGAAGAGAAGCACATGGCGCAGGGCATCCTGACGTACCCGCGCGAACACGGCGTCAGCCGCTTCACGTGGCTCGCCGACGCCGTGCGCCCCGCCGACGACATAGCGCGGTTCCGGGCGCTCACCGGCCTCGGCACCCCGGCCGCCGGCGTGCACGGCGAACTCCTGCTGATGCGCGCCGACATCGAGGCCGAGATCGGCTGGGACTTCGGACCGAAGGCGATCGTCGAGGACGCGCAGCTCGCCCTCACGTTCTGCCGCCGCTACCCGGGCCGCAGCGACTGGTTCAACGGCCGCTGCTACGGAGCGTCCCCCGCGACCGCGCGGGACTTCGTGAAACAGCGCGAACGGTGGGCGTGGGGGCTCATCGGCCTGTGCTTCGACCGCTCGATCCCGCTGCGCTACCGGTGGTTCCTGTCCGCGTGCGTGGTGACGTGGGTCCTCGGCCCCCTTCAGCACATCGCGGTGATCCTCGCGCTGGCCTGGGCGACCGGCGACACCAACACGTCGCCCGTCGCCCAGACCGTGATCGTGCTGTGGGCGCTCAACTTCGCCTATGTGCTGTGGATGTACTGGGAAGGGCTGCGCCTCAACGGGCTGGTGTCCGCCAACGGCCGGCGGCTGTGGTGGGAGCCGATCGCGGTGATCGTCCTCATCCCGGTCTTCTCGGTACTCGAAGGGCTGGGCGGCCTCCGCGGCTTCCTGAAGTTCATCCGAGGCGAGGACAACAAGTTCGTCGTGATCGCGAAGCCCGCGTGA